In Burkholderia sp. GAS332, one DNA window encodes the following:
- a CDS encoding RecT family protein codes for MSELLTSTEHSLAGADMSSAGLLIDFGMVEKMNDLAKLMATSKIAVPPHFRGQAGDCLAVVMQSAQWGMNPFAVAQKCFNVNGVLGYEAQLVSAVVNNRAPIRERLKYEWFGDWSKILGRFVERESKTKKDDNGYAIKYRVPGWTIADEEGLGVRVWTTLKGEDEPRVLELLMTQARTRNSTLWADDPKQQLAYLATKRWARLYCPDVLLGVYTPDELEDTAPPKAVDMGRADEVRKEADGQATTKTDTLRSRMASKRPTSATQAPPTADDMVKAINAATTAHELKAAISRVEELSTDADKGDVRAAYQEKLRTEKERVQRETAAQTEQPQQQDGGAPPLAPYETMLSRMQQCNDVNVLDVLADEARPYPEPDRIKLEQAYQDRREILLGA; via the coding sequence GTGTCGGAACTTTTGACGTCCACAGAACACAGCCTTGCCGGCGCCGACATGAGCAGCGCTGGCCTGCTGATCGACTTCGGAATGGTCGAGAAGATGAACGATCTTGCGAAGTTGATGGCCACCAGCAAGATCGCGGTGCCGCCACACTTTCGCGGCCAGGCCGGCGACTGTCTCGCGGTCGTGATGCAGTCAGCACAATGGGGAATGAACCCGTTCGCCGTTGCACAGAAATGCTTCAACGTGAACGGCGTGCTTGGGTATGAAGCGCAACTCGTGTCCGCGGTGGTGAACAACCGCGCACCGATCCGCGAACGCCTCAAATATGAGTGGTTTGGCGACTGGTCGAAGATCCTCGGCCGCTTTGTCGAGCGCGAGAGCAAGACGAAGAAGGACGACAACGGCTACGCCATCAAGTACCGCGTACCAGGTTGGACAATTGCAGATGAAGAAGGGCTCGGCGTGCGTGTCTGGACCACGCTCAAAGGCGAGGACGAGCCGCGTGTGCTCGAGCTGCTGATGACGCAAGCGCGGACCCGCAATTCGACTCTCTGGGCTGACGATCCAAAACAGCAGCTCGCCTATCTGGCAACGAAGCGCTGGGCACGCCTGTACTGCCCGGACGTGCTTCTCGGCGTATACACGCCAGACGAACTCGAGGACACCGCACCGCCGAAAGCAGTAGACATGGGCCGGGCCGACGAGGTTCGAAAAGAAGCTGATGGGCAGGCAACCACGAAGACAGACACGCTGCGCTCACGCATGGCCAGCAAGCGGCCGACGTCTGCCACGCAGGCCCCGCCGACTGCCGACGACATGGTCAAGGCGATCAACGCAGCGACGACCGCGCACGAGTTGAAGGCCGCGATATCCCGCGTCGAAGAACTGTCGACAGACGCCGACAAGGGGGATGTGCGCGCAGCGTATCAGGAGAAGCTCCGCACGGAAAAGGAACGCGTCCAGCGCGAGACAGCTGCGCAAACCGAGCAGCCCCAGCAGCAAGACGGCGGAGCGCCGCCGCTAGCGCCTTACGAAACGATGCTGTCACGCATGCAGCAGTGCAACGACGTCAACGTGCTGGACGTGCTGGCAGACGAGGCGCGCCCATATCCCGAGCCTGATCGCATCAAGCTCGAGCAGGCATATCAAGATCGTCGCGAAATTCTGCTCGGCGCGTAA
- a CDS encoding ASCH domain-containing protein yields MKAISIRQPWAWLIVNGYKDIENRTWSTRYRGPVLIHASKGVTIREYQEALAFAISVGFSSNFPKRDDLERGGIVGVATIIDSVTQSNSRWYTGAHGFVLRDARPLPFTTCKGALGFFEVPPAVTSECACEQHEPADREDERDFVLRGEAQ; encoded by the coding sequence ATGAAGGCCATTTCCATCCGACAGCCTTGGGCGTGGCTGATCGTCAACGGTTACAAGGACATCGAAAACCGCACATGGTCGACGCGCTATCGCGGGCCAGTGCTGATTCATGCCAGCAAGGGCGTCACGATCCGTGAGTATCAAGAGGCGCTTGCGTTCGCGATTTCTGTCGGCTTCAGTAGCAATTTTCCGAAGCGCGATGATTTGGAGCGCGGCGGCATCGTCGGCGTCGCAACGATTATTGACAGCGTGACGCAGAGCAACTCGCGTTGGTACACCGGCGCGCACGGTTTCGTCTTGCGCGATGCGCGGCCGCTCCCGTTCACGACGTGCAAAGGTGCGCTCGGTTTCTTTGAGGTGCCACCAGCCGTCACGTCGGAGTGCGCCTGCGAGCAACACGAGCCAGCGGACCGTGAGGACGAACGTGATTTCGTATTGCGAGGTGAAGCACAATGA
- a CDS encoding transcriptional regulator, AlpA family, whose translation MNTAQPATGAMNVDSYARVEGSAAGTDRLLRLPQVLDMVGLGKTMLYEMIKTGEFPQPRKVRHLSVWVESEVQTWISKIAKVPAELE comes from the coding sequence ATGAATACCGCTCAACCTGCGACCGGTGCCATGAACGTCGATTCGTATGCTCGCGTAGAAGGGAGCGCAGCCGGCACCGACCGACTACTGCGTCTCCCTCAGGTACTTGATATGGTCGGCCTCGGCAAGACGATGCTCTACGAAATGATCAAGACCGGCGAGTTTCCACAACCGCGAAAGGTGCGGCACCTTTCTGTGTGGGTAGAGTCTGAGGTTCAGACATGGATCAGCAAAATTGCGAAAGTACCAGCGGAGCTTGAGTGA